The following are encoded in a window of Phaseolus vulgaris cultivar G19833 chromosome 3, P. vulgaris v2.0, whole genome shotgun sequence genomic DNA:
- the LOC137839103 gene encoding uncharacterized protein — protein sequence MTEQQAPPPRRTLGDYVMYQGPRHFSSIAIPTTAKALEINPDFLTLISAYQFTAMEHEDPYSHLDTFYELVGTMGFQSGDLENVYMRLFSFSLAGKAKEWLKSLPNQSLTSWKDVEENFLQRFFPISRYIKAKSDIKMLLDVAADGTMMALDVEQATIIIDALASTDYKAQHDGQDLHNKGLLEDALLAKNKILTQQIEQLTAQMAKLPQQLYVVHSSQSQSQSIRCDFCGDVHPNGHCFYQNNSPEVEDPSMLERMNKVEDALTKIVSAQDNIVKAQDNSMAMIRSIKIQMGQLTKQIAQIPEEQNGQFSVNSQTNSKEHCDNVVAEQEEKDETKGKRDEKERSEEEKIKRKSENKERGVLEKDLSYPHSPSKKEKERKFFDKLLPKNYFAGNLKQDSTFERFRKNRSYIEERNIELEDGYNVIIQKGLPKKFKDPGSFNLPVSIGALLVANALLDLGASVNIIPLAMLKKIGDLEIKPTKMTLKLADQVTKYPYGVVEDVLVKVDKFTFPVDFVVMDMKEDEEVPLILGRPFMKTARIIVDVDKGELQVRTQDEEEKNVYRMMQQRELSILK from the exons ATGACAGAACAACAAGCaccacctcctaggaggacacttggagattatgtcatgtaccaaggaccaagacatttttctagtattgcaatacctACTACTGCCAAGGCCTTGGAAATCAATCCCgattttctcactctcatcagTGCCTATCAATTTACAGCAATGGAACATGAGGATCCATATTCacatttggatacattttatgaattggtagGAACAATGGGTTTTCAATCAGGTgatcttgaaaatgtttatatgcgcttgttttctttttcattggcaGGAAAGGCTAAGGAATGGCTCAAATCACTTCCAAATCAGAGCCTCACTAGCTGGAAGGATGTAGAGGAAAATtttttgcaaagattttttccaatttctcgctacatcaaagcaaa atctgacataaagatgctcctagatgtTGCAGCTGATGGCACAATGATGGCCcttgatgtagaacaagcgACAATAATTATTGATGCATTGGCATCAACTGATTATAAAGCCCAACATGATGGACAAGATCTTCATAATAAAGGGTTGTTAGAAGATGCACTCTTGGCTAAAAATAAGATTCTGACACAGCAGATTGAGCAACTAACtgcacaaatggctaaattgccccaacaattatatgttgttcattCATCTCAAAGCCAAAGTCAGTCAAtcaggtgtgatttttgtggagatgttcatcctaatggtcactgTTTTTATCAGAACAATTCACCTGAAGTTGAGGATCCATCCATGCTTGAAAGAATGAATAAAGTTGAAGACGCTCTGACAAAGATTGTGAGCGCGCAGGACAATATTGTGAAAGCGCAGGACAATAGCATGGCCATGATTAGGAGCATAAAGATCCAGATGGGACAACTGACCAAACAAATTGCACAAATTCCAGAGGAACAAAATGGCCAGTTTTCAGTCAATAGCCAAACCAATTCAAAAGAGCATTGCGATAATGTAGTTGCTgaacaagaagaaaaagatgagacaaaggggaagagagatgagaaagagagaagtgaggaggaaaaaataaagaggaaaagtgaaaataaggagagaggagttcttgaaaaagatttatcatatcctcattCTCCTtcaaaaaaagagaaggaaagaaaattctttgataaattgctccctaaaaattattttgcaggaaatttgaagcaagattcaacatttgaaaGATTTCGAAAGAATAGGAGTTatattgaagaaagaaatatagaGCTGGAGGATGGATACAATGTCATTATTCAAAAAGGCTTGCCTAAAAAATTCAAGGACCCAGGGAGTTTTAACCTTCCCGTGTCTATAGGTGCTTTATTAGTAGCCAATGCTTTATTGGATTTGGGAGCAAGCGTAAATATAATTCCTTTGGCAATGCTGAAGAAAATAGGGGATTTGGAGATTAAACCCACCAAGATGACTTTAAAGCTAGCTGATCAAGTAACCAAGTATCcatatggtgtggttgaagatgttctcGTCAAGGTGGATAAATTCACATTCCCTGTGGATTTTGTTGTGATggacatgaaagaagatgaggaggTTCCCTTGATACTTGGAAGACCCTTTATGAAGACTGCTAGAATCATAGTTGATGTCGACAAAGGAGAACTTCAAGTTAGAACTCAAGATGAGGAG GAGAAGAATGTGTACAGAATGATGCAACAAAGAGAGTTGTCCATCTTGAAATAA
- the LOC137839104 gene encoding uncharacterized protein, with amino-acid sequence MLKFRFFHSIFERAKKIVTAAGVPDTPDSDEFVIERAQIQFPTFDGTNFRVWRTKAEQVFELEAILTEQRGELLLLSMDVVVIVVLVVVPCGGSDSGNCGGGANSVAVVVVFTARHSKVFPSREDLLEWVHRVAYRLGFVIVIIRSDIANEKQERKTYILLGCEMGGSYRKYKDGLEVTVTSTRKCQCPFKLQGKPIGKGQGWVLKVICGTYNHDLYDTLVGHPYAGKLKANEHFMLVDMTKSMVKPSNILRTLKENNEDNMTTIKQLYKMLVGFVSKYALILIAEEFDRLNDVGFDSECCRCVLRRTHRLPCACQLAKYAMGVIPLNEVHVMWTRLSFSDLFECDSSSELSIQQEWDVILSRFKQVDMCGKVTIKNKLCEIAYPDMTTLCAPLNVVKTKGSQKSQANKFQRYAKRIPSYFEHVDRIHLVNDNSSSLKTPKGKVKVTTNTNAIPMFDQFHPKCHPYILDVIDVKADGHCGFRVIASLLGMGEESWPLIRMDLFKEISQWREEYATLLGGHQWVEHIKRSLLVDELSVASVDKWITIPDMGYLIASRYNIILVKMVDDRPIPTADILWCTHCYPEASSDS; translated from the exons ATGTTAAAGTTTCGTTTCTTCCATAGCATCTTTGAACGGGCCAAGAAAATTGTGACTGCTGCTGGTGTTCCAGACACACCTGATTCTGATGAGTTTGTAATAGAACGTGCACAAATTCAATTTCCCACATTTGATGGAACTAACTTTCGGGTTTGGAGAACAAAAGCCGAGCAGGTTTTTGAATTAGAGGCTATACTGACAGAACAACGTGGGGAGTTATTACTTTTATCCATGGATG TCGTGGTAATAGTGGTGCTTGTGGTGGTGCCTTGTGGTGGTAGTGACAGTGGTAACTGTGGTGGTGGTGCCAACAGTGTTGCTGTCGTGGTGGTCTTCACGGCTCGTCATTCTAAG GTTTTTCCTTCGCGAGAAGACTTACTTGAATGGGTCCATAGGGTTGCTTATAGACTTGGTTTTGTTATTGTCATTATTCGGTCTGACATAGCaaatgaaaaacaagagagAAAAACATATATCTTATTAGGCTGTGAAATGGGGGGTAGTTACAGAAAGTACAAGGATGGTTTGGAGGTTACTGTAACTAGTACTCGAAAATGTCAATGTCCCTTTAAATTGCAAGGTAAACCTATTGGAAAGGGTCAAGGTTGGGTACTTAAGGTAATATGTGGTACTTATAATCATGATTTGTATGATACATTAGTTGGTCATCCATATGCGGGCAAATTAAAAGCGAATGAACATTTCATGCTTGTTGATATGACTAAAAGCATGGTTAAACCGAGTAACATACTACGTACTTTGAAGGAGAATAATGAGGATAATATGACAACAATAAAGCAA TTGTATAAAATGTTGGTTGGCTTTGTATCTAAATATGCTTTGATTCTCATTGCTGAAGAGTTTGATCGGCTCAATGATGTGGGGTTTGATAGTGAATGTTGTAGATGTGTACTTAGACGGACTCACAGATTACCATGTGCTTGTCAATTAGCCAAATATGCTATGGGTGTCATTCCTCTTAATGAAGTTCATGTTATGTGGACGAGACTGAGCTTTTCAGATTTATTTGAATGTGATTCATCATCTGAGTTGTCAATTCAACAAGAATGGGATGTCATTCTATCCCGGTTCAAACAAGTTGACATGTGTGGCAAAGTGACAATTAAAAACAAGTTGTGTGAAATTGCCTACCCAGACATGACAACATTATGTGCACCACTTAATGTAGTTAAGACAAAAGGATCCCAAAAGAGTCAAGCAAACAAATTTCAGAGGTATGCAAAACGCATTCCTTCATATTTTGAGCATGTAGATCGCATCCATCTTGTAAACGATAACTCATCATCTTTGAAGACTCCTAAGGGAAAGGTTAAGGTGACGACCAACACCAATGCAATTCCCATGTTTGATCAATTTCATCCGAAATGTCACCCTTATATTTTGGATGTAATAGATGTTAAAGCGGATGGACATTGTGGGTTTCGTGTTATTGCCTCCTTGTTGGGGATGGGTGAAGAGTCATGGCCACTTATCAGAATGGATTTATTCAAAGAAATATCTCAGTGGCGTGAAGAATACGCAACATTGTTAGGTGGTCATCAATGGGTAGAACATATCAAGAGATCCCTACTAGTGGATGAGTTGTCAGTG GCTAGTGTTGACAAATGGATAACAATACCGGATATGGGATACTTAATAGCAAGCAGATACAATATTATCTTA GTAAAAATGGTTGATGATCGTCCCATACCTACCGCTGACATTTTATGGTGTACACATTGTTACCCAGAGGCAAG TTCCGATTCATAA
- the LOC137806631 gene encoding uncharacterized protein isoform X2: MAFEMPLEQIKQLRILLRKEANLSWYEPEKEENLALPKLPSVSETIAKLDPSPSYLRCKNCNGRLIRDVESFVCVFCGTNSRKDLPPEPIKFKSTIGYRWLLESLKLDGSEMVAPVMDENEWNRGRNVSKDEIPLSELLDLEIRWPSESEIAQLSTSDSAAFQGKSSLSLAGVDLDSYFNQKESDSDVFDKNLASERQVGTALDNTFKANENLSLFQNVQASELAAASAENPSVDSLSSWEASFTSASSGPVHEMSKSVDYSNVDLDTASGFGKDSVGVKENDNFNPSASTEHDYFQGDGWRTSNSISHAEAGKSESTMDLIGTKTTDSANGSSRNLEWMQDDQLQGSDNKTTDTVVTSEDRYSFDEWNDFTGSASMQDPLSTVTSSNTTGQTGNIGFSVDFNDTKIAEDANSSSNKDIDWMQHQWQDSNNKTTDTISAIEAVDSFDSWNDFTGSVNAQHSSPGVSNSEIMNQTDKFELVLNHNDTKTVENAAGSSGNFDWMQDDQWKGIDNKVTGTVTTNEVADSFDAWNDFTGSAISHNPSSVVSDSWITAQTGTSEVTSDLNHMKTEKGTNAFSHGSFDWTQDNRWQDSNGKTNDTRTTNDVDSFDDWNDFTSLPTTQDYSSNDWKQTANQTFAEKTSETNLPSLSISSQNIEFSGLPLHDIFPGKFGSSPSSLQATSSNRVTEVDIKRGSSGDVSTAVGSKDDVEMLMSQMHDLSFMLENNLSIPPK, encoded by the exons ATGGCGTTCGAGATGCCATTAGAACAGATAAAGCAGCTCCGGATTCTGCTCCGCAAAGAGGCGAACCTCTCATGGTACGAACCCGAGAAGGAGGAAAATCTTGCGCTCCCGAAGCTTCCATCCGTCTCCGAAACCATAGCGAAGTTGGATCCTTCGCCGTCTTATCTTCGCTGTAAGAATTGCAATGGCAGACTCATACGCGACGTGGAATCTTTTGTCTGCGTATTTTGCGGGACTAATTCCCGCAAGGACCTCCCTCCCGAACCCATCAAATTCAAGAGCACCATTGGTTATCGGTGGCTACTCGAGTCCCTTAAACTCGATGGATCG GAGATGGTGGCACCAGTAATGGATGAAAATGAATGGAACAGGGGGAGGAATGTATCAAAAGATGAGATTCCCCTATCTGAACTGCTGGATTTGGAAATTAGATGGCCTTCCGAGTCTGAGATAGCTCAGTTGAGTACTTCAGATTCTGCAGCTTTTCAGGGAAAAAGTTCATTAAGTTTGGCTGGAGTTGATCTTGATAGCTATTTTAACCAGAAGGAATCTGATTCTGATGTGTTTGACAAGAACTTGGCTTCTGAAAGACAGGTGGGTACTGCTTTAGATAATACATTCAAAGCAAATGAAAATCTTAGTCTGTTTCAGAATGTACAAGCTTCAGAATTGGCAGCAGCGTCTGCAGAAAATCCGAGTGTTGATTCACTTTCCAGTTGGGAGGCCAGCTTTACATCTGCTAGTTCTGGTCCTGTTCATGAAATGTCCAAATCTGTTGATTATTCTAATGTTGATTTGGATACAGCATCTGGATTCGGGAAAGATTCTGTTGGTGTAAAGGAGAATGACAATTTCAATCCCTCAGCATCCACAGAACATGATTATTTTCAGGGTGATGGATGGAGAACTTCAAACTCGATCTCACATGCCGAGGCTGGGAAATCTGAATCGACCATGGATCTTATTGGTACTAAAACAACAGACAGTGCTAATGGCTCTAGTAGAAATCTTGAATGGATGCAAGATGACCAATTGCAAGGGAGTGATAACAAGACAACTGATACTGTGGTTACTTCTGAAGATAGATATTCATTTGACGAATGGAATGATTTTACTGGCTCAGCCAGCATGCAAGACCCTTTGAGTACTGTTACCAGCTCAAATACAACTGGCCAGACTGGAAATATTGGATTTTCTGTTGATTTTAATGATACAAAAATAGCGGAGGATGCTAATAGCTCTTCTAACAAGGATATTGATTGGATGCAACATCAGTGGCAAGATAGCAATAATAAAACAACAGATACCATCAGTGCTATTGAAGCTGTGGACTCATTTGATTCATGGAACGACTTCACTGGCTCAGTCAATGCACAACATTCCTCCCCCGGTGTATCCAACTCAGAGATAATGAACCAGACTGATAAATTTGAATTGGTCCTGAATCATAATGATACCAAAACAGTTGAAAATGCTGCTGGTTCTTCTGGTAATTTTGACTGGATGCAAGATGACCAGTGGAAGGGGATTGATAACAAGGTAACTGGTACTGTGACTACTAATGAAGTGGCTGATTCATTTGATGCATGGAATGATTTTACTGGCTCAGCTATTTCACATAATCCTTCCAGTGTTGTTTCTGACTCTTGGATTACTGCCCAGACTGGGACATCTGAAGTTACTTCTGATCTTAATCATATGAAAACAGAAAAGGGTACTAATGCTTTTTCTCACGGTAGTTTTGACTGGACTCAAGATAACCGATGGCAAGATAGCAACGGCAAAACAAATGATACCAGGACTACTAATGATGTTGATTCTTTTGATGATTGGAATGACTTTACTAGCTTGCCCACTACGCAAGATTATTCCAGCAATGATTGGAAACAAACTGCAAATCAGACTTTTGCTGAGAAGACCTCCGAAACCAATTTACCCAGTTTGTCAATCAGCTCACAAAATATAGAATTTAGTGGGCTTCCACTGCATGATATATTTCCAGGAAAGTTTGGTAGTTCACCGAGTTCTCTTCAAGCTACTTCTTCCAACAG GGTGACTGAAGTGGATATCAAGAGAGGAAGCTCTGGAGATGTTTCCACTGCAGTAGGGTCAAAAGATGATGTAGAGATGCTGATGTCACAGATGCATGATCTCTCCTTTATGCTTGAGAACAATCTGTCAATTCCCCCCAAGTAA
- the LOC137806631 gene encoding uncharacterized protein isoform X3 translates to MVAPVMDENEWNRGRNVSKDEIPLSELLDLEIRWPSESEIAQLSTSDSAAFQGKSSLSLAGVDLDSYFNQKESDSDVFDKNLASERQVGTALDNTFKANENLSLFQNVQASELAAASAENPSVDSLSSWEASFTSASSGPVHEMSKSVDYSNVDLDTASGFGKDSVGVKENDNFNPSASTEHDYFQGDGWRTSNSISHAEAGKSESTMDLIGTKTTDSANGSSRNLEWMQDDQLQGSDNKTTDTVVTSEDRYSFDEWNDFTGSASMQDPLSTVTSSNTTGQTGNIGFSVDFNDTKIAEDANSSSNKDIDWMQHQWQDSNNKTTDTISAIEAVDSFDSWNDFTGSVNAQHSSPGVSNSEIMNQTDKFELVLNHNDTKTVENAAGSSGNFDWMQDDQWKGIDNKVTGTVTTNEVADSFDAWNDFTGSAISHNPSSVVSDSWITAQTGTSEVTSDLNHMKTEKGTNAFSHGSFDWTQDNRWQDSNGKTNDTRTTNDVDSFDDWNDFTSLPTTQDYSSNDWKQTANQTFAEKTSETNLPSLSISSQNIEFSGLPLHDIFPGKFGSSPSSLQATSSNRVTEVDIKRGSSGDVSTAVGSKDDVEMLMSQMHDLSFMLENNLSIPPK, encoded by the exons ATGGTGGCACCAGTAATGGATGAAAATGAATGGAACAGGGGGAGGAATGTATCAAAAGATGAGATTCCCCTATCTGAACTGCTGGATTTGGAAATTAGATGGCCTTCCGAGTCTGAGATAGCTCAGTTGAGTACTTCAGATTCTGCAGCTTTTCAGGGAAAAAGTTCATTAAGTTTGGCTGGAGTTGATCTTGATAGCTATTTTAACCAGAAGGAATCTGATTCTGATGTGTTTGACAAGAACTTGGCTTCTGAAAGACAGGTGGGTACTGCTTTAGATAATACATTCAAAGCAAATGAAAATCTTAGTCTGTTTCAGAATGTACAAGCTTCAGAATTGGCAGCAGCGTCTGCAGAAAATCCGAGTGTTGATTCACTTTCCAGTTGGGAGGCCAGCTTTACATCTGCTAGTTCTGGTCCTGTTCATGAAATGTCCAAATCTGTTGATTATTCTAATGTTGATTTGGATACAGCATCTGGATTCGGGAAAGATTCTGTTGGTGTAAAGGAGAATGACAATTTCAATCCCTCAGCATCCACAGAACATGATTATTTTCAGGGTGATGGATGGAGAACTTCAAACTCGATCTCACATGCCGAGGCTGGGAAATCTGAATCGACCATGGATCTTATTGGTACTAAAACAACAGACAGTGCTAATGGCTCTAGTAGAAATCTTGAATGGATGCAAGATGACCAATTGCAAGGGAGTGATAACAAGACAACTGATACTGTGGTTACTTCTGAAGATAGATATTCATTTGACGAATGGAATGATTTTACTGGCTCAGCCAGCATGCAAGACCCTTTGAGTACTGTTACCAGCTCAAATACAACTGGCCAGACTGGAAATATTGGATTTTCTGTTGATTTTAATGATACAAAAATAGCGGAGGATGCTAATAGCTCTTCTAACAAGGATATTGATTGGATGCAACATCAGTGGCAAGATAGCAATAATAAAACAACAGATACCATCAGTGCTATTGAAGCTGTGGACTCATTTGATTCATGGAACGACTTCACTGGCTCAGTCAATGCACAACATTCCTCCCCCGGTGTATCCAACTCAGAGATAATGAACCAGACTGATAAATTTGAATTGGTCCTGAATCATAATGATACCAAAACAGTTGAAAATGCTGCTGGTTCTTCTGGTAATTTTGACTGGATGCAAGATGACCAGTGGAAGGGGATTGATAACAAGGTAACTGGTACTGTGACTACTAATGAAGTGGCTGATTCATTTGATGCATGGAATGATTTTACTGGCTCAGCTATTTCACATAATCCTTCCAGTGTTGTTTCTGACTCTTGGATTACTGCCCAGACTGGGACATCTGAAGTTACTTCTGATCTTAATCATATGAAAACAGAAAAGGGTACTAATGCTTTTTCTCACGGTAGTTTTGACTGGACTCAAGATAACCGATGGCAAGATAGCAACGGCAAAACAAATGATACCAGGACTACTAATGATGTTGATTCTTTTGATGATTGGAATGACTTTACTAGCTTGCCCACTACGCAAGATTATTCCAGCAATGATTGGAAACAAACTGCAAATCAGACTTTTGCTGAGAAGACCTCCGAAACCAATTTACCCAGTTTGTCAATCAGCTCACAAAATATAGAATTTAGTGGGCTTCCACTGCATGATATATTTCCAGGAAAGTTTGGTAGTTCACCGAGTTCTCTTCAAGCTACTTCTTCCAACAG GGTGACTGAAGTGGATATCAAGAGAGGAAGCTCTGGAGATGTTTCCACTGCAGTAGGGTCAAAAGATGATGTAGAGATGCTGATGTCACAGATGCATGATCTCTCCTTTATGCTTGAGAACAATCTGTCAATTCCCCCCAAGTAA
- the LOC137806631 gene encoding uncharacterized protein isoform X1, whose product MAFEMPLEQIKQLRILLRKEANLSWYEPEKEENLALPKLPSVSETIAKLDPSPSYLRCKNCNGRLIRDVESFVCVFCGTNSRKDLPPEPIKFKSTIGYRWLLESLKLDGSQEMVAPVMDENEWNRGRNVSKDEIPLSELLDLEIRWPSESEIAQLSTSDSAAFQGKSSLSLAGVDLDSYFNQKESDSDVFDKNLASERQVGTALDNTFKANENLSLFQNVQASELAAASAENPSVDSLSSWEASFTSASSGPVHEMSKSVDYSNVDLDTASGFGKDSVGVKENDNFNPSASTEHDYFQGDGWRTSNSISHAEAGKSESTMDLIGTKTTDSANGSSRNLEWMQDDQLQGSDNKTTDTVVTSEDRYSFDEWNDFTGSASMQDPLSTVTSSNTTGQTGNIGFSVDFNDTKIAEDANSSSNKDIDWMQHQWQDSNNKTTDTISAIEAVDSFDSWNDFTGSVNAQHSSPGVSNSEIMNQTDKFELVLNHNDTKTVENAAGSSGNFDWMQDDQWKGIDNKVTGTVTTNEVADSFDAWNDFTGSAISHNPSSVVSDSWITAQTGTSEVTSDLNHMKTEKGTNAFSHGSFDWTQDNRWQDSNGKTNDTRTTNDVDSFDDWNDFTSLPTTQDYSSNDWKQTANQTFAEKTSETNLPSLSISSQNIEFSGLPLHDIFPGKFGSSPSSLQATSSNRVTEVDIKRGSSGDVSTAVGSKDDVEMLMSQMHDLSFMLENNLSIPPK is encoded by the exons ATGGCGTTCGAGATGCCATTAGAACAGATAAAGCAGCTCCGGATTCTGCTCCGCAAAGAGGCGAACCTCTCATGGTACGAACCCGAGAAGGAGGAAAATCTTGCGCTCCCGAAGCTTCCATCCGTCTCCGAAACCATAGCGAAGTTGGATCCTTCGCCGTCTTATCTTCGCTGTAAGAATTGCAATGGCAGACTCATACGCGACGTGGAATCTTTTGTCTGCGTATTTTGCGGGACTAATTCCCGCAAGGACCTCCCTCCCGAACCCATCAAATTCAAGAGCACCATTGGTTATCGGTGGCTACTCGAGTCCCTTAAACTCGATGGATCG CAGGAGATGGTGGCACCAGTAATGGATGAAAATGAATGGAACAGGGGGAGGAATGTATCAAAAGATGAGATTCCCCTATCTGAACTGCTGGATTTGGAAATTAGATGGCCTTCCGAGTCTGAGATAGCTCAGTTGAGTACTTCAGATTCTGCAGCTTTTCAGGGAAAAAGTTCATTAAGTTTGGCTGGAGTTGATCTTGATAGCTATTTTAACCAGAAGGAATCTGATTCTGATGTGTTTGACAAGAACTTGGCTTCTGAAAGACAGGTGGGTACTGCTTTAGATAATACATTCAAAGCAAATGAAAATCTTAGTCTGTTTCAGAATGTACAAGCTTCAGAATTGGCAGCAGCGTCTGCAGAAAATCCGAGTGTTGATTCACTTTCCAGTTGGGAGGCCAGCTTTACATCTGCTAGTTCTGGTCCTGTTCATGAAATGTCCAAATCTGTTGATTATTCTAATGTTGATTTGGATACAGCATCTGGATTCGGGAAAGATTCTGTTGGTGTAAAGGAGAATGACAATTTCAATCCCTCAGCATCCACAGAACATGATTATTTTCAGGGTGATGGATGGAGAACTTCAAACTCGATCTCACATGCCGAGGCTGGGAAATCTGAATCGACCATGGATCTTATTGGTACTAAAACAACAGACAGTGCTAATGGCTCTAGTAGAAATCTTGAATGGATGCAAGATGACCAATTGCAAGGGAGTGATAACAAGACAACTGATACTGTGGTTACTTCTGAAGATAGATATTCATTTGACGAATGGAATGATTTTACTGGCTCAGCCAGCATGCAAGACCCTTTGAGTACTGTTACCAGCTCAAATACAACTGGCCAGACTGGAAATATTGGATTTTCTGTTGATTTTAATGATACAAAAATAGCGGAGGATGCTAATAGCTCTTCTAACAAGGATATTGATTGGATGCAACATCAGTGGCAAGATAGCAATAATAAAACAACAGATACCATCAGTGCTATTGAAGCTGTGGACTCATTTGATTCATGGAACGACTTCACTGGCTCAGTCAATGCACAACATTCCTCCCCCGGTGTATCCAACTCAGAGATAATGAACCAGACTGATAAATTTGAATTGGTCCTGAATCATAATGATACCAAAACAGTTGAAAATGCTGCTGGTTCTTCTGGTAATTTTGACTGGATGCAAGATGACCAGTGGAAGGGGATTGATAACAAGGTAACTGGTACTGTGACTACTAATGAAGTGGCTGATTCATTTGATGCATGGAATGATTTTACTGGCTCAGCTATTTCACATAATCCTTCCAGTGTTGTTTCTGACTCTTGGATTACTGCCCAGACTGGGACATCTGAAGTTACTTCTGATCTTAATCATATGAAAACAGAAAAGGGTACTAATGCTTTTTCTCACGGTAGTTTTGACTGGACTCAAGATAACCGATGGCAAGATAGCAACGGCAAAACAAATGATACCAGGACTACTAATGATGTTGATTCTTTTGATGATTGGAATGACTTTACTAGCTTGCCCACTACGCAAGATTATTCCAGCAATGATTGGAAACAAACTGCAAATCAGACTTTTGCTGAGAAGACCTCCGAAACCAATTTACCCAGTTTGTCAATCAGCTCACAAAATATAGAATTTAGTGGGCTTCCACTGCATGATATATTTCCAGGAAAGTTTGGTAGTTCACCGAGTTCTCTTCAAGCTACTTCTTCCAACAG GGTGACTGAAGTGGATATCAAGAGAGGAAGCTCTGGAGATGTTTCCACTGCAGTAGGGTCAAAAGATGATGTAGAGATGCTGATGTCACAGATGCATGATCTCTCCTTTATGCTTGAGAACAATCTGTCAATTCCCCCCAAGTAA